One Sphingomonas sp. JUb134 DNA segment encodes these proteins:
- a CDS encoding efflux RND transporter permease subunit produces the protein MLGRLVHFALAQRVLVLALAALLVVLGVRAGRDVPLDVFPEFAPPMVEIQTEAPGLSTEEVESLVTVPIETAVNGVPGLMTLRSKSVLGLSSVQILFERGSDVIRARQMVGERIAQVQPRLPLAARQPVLMPPLSSTSRAMKVGLSSTKLDQMQLSELVRWTIRPRLMAVPGVANVAVWGQRDRQLQVLVDPDRLRASGVTLAEVRAAAGDAVLVGGGGFVDTPNQRLAVQQTGTVQTAADLARAIVKQAGEAPVRIGDVARVVDGFNAPIGNAIIDDGPGIMLIVEKQPTANTLELTRAVEAAFAELKPGLKDVKVDTTIFRPATFIERSIDNLTRALMIGCALVAAVLFLFTRDWRQATISLVAIPLSLLGAGLMLLWSGATINVMIIAGLVIALGEVVDDAIIDVENIARRLRLNRESADPKPAFAVVLAASLEVRSAVVFASLIVMLVFVPIFFLGGVAGTFFQPLAIAYVLAIGMSLLVALTVTPAMCLLLLPNAPLTEERDTRIVAGLKRRYVGFLPRVVGRPVLAVGIVAGGLMLAGVGYATFKDQFLPDFRETDFLMHFVEKPGTSIEAMDRITIRASKELRSIPGVRNFGAHIGRAEQADEVVGPNFTELWISLDEDADYDVSVKRIKEVVEGYPGLYRDVLTYLRERIKEVLTGAGATIVVRIYGPDQAELRAAGVRVRDAIGGIQGVSDLKLESQVLVPQIRIRPRPAELARLGLTAGEVRRQAQVLVAQAKVGEIYRDQRAFDVAVWGEPKVRNSVHALRDLMIQAPVTGAPVRLGDIADIEIAPAPNEVKRENGQRRLDVTMNVAGADLGTVAQAVDAAVAKVPFATGYHPQVLGEYAALKESRGRLWSIGALCLVGILLLVWMEFRSRRITALVAVSLPFALVGGVVAVALTGGVLSLGSLVGFVTVIGIAARNGIMLLSHYQHLERHEGMTFGRELVLRGAEERLVPILMTAACAGLALVPLIVAGNAPGHEIEHPMAIVILGGLISSTALNLLLLPALYARYGEERAVPPAAAPKEVLA, from the coding sequence ATGCTCGGCCGGCTCGTCCATTTCGCGCTGGCGCAGCGCGTCCTCGTTCTCGCGCTCGCCGCGCTGCTGGTGGTGCTCGGGGTCCGTGCCGGGCGCGACGTGCCGCTCGACGTGTTCCCCGAGTTCGCACCGCCGATGGTGGAAATCCAGACCGAGGCACCGGGCCTGTCGACCGAGGAGGTCGAGAGCCTGGTGACGGTGCCGATCGAGACCGCGGTCAACGGTGTCCCCGGCCTGATGACGCTTCGCTCCAAATCGGTGCTGGGCCTGTCGTCGGTGCAGATCCTGTTCGAGCGCGGCTCCGACGTGATCCGCGCGCGCCAGATGGTCGGCGAGCGCATCGCCCAGGTGCAGCCACGCCTGCCGCTTGCGGCACGACAGCCCGTCCTCATGCCGCCACTGTCCTCGACCAGTCGCGCGATGAAGGTCGGACTGTCGTCGACGAAACTCGATCAGATGCAATTGTCCGAGCTGGTCCGCTGGACGATCCGGCCACGGCTGATGGCGGTCCCCGGCGTCGCCAACGTCGCGGTCTGGGGGCAGCGCGACCGGCAATTGCAGGTGCTGGTCGATCCCGATCGTCTGCGTGCGTCCGGCGTGACGCTGGCGGAGGTCCGCGCCGCGGCCGGCGACGCGGTTTTGGTCGGGGGCGGCGGCTTCGTCGACACACCCAACCAGCGGCTCGCGGTCCAGCAGACCGGCACCGTCCAGACCGCCGCCGACCTCGCCCGGGCGATCGTCAAGCAGGCGGGCGAGGCACCGGTTCGGATCGGCGACGTCGCGCGCGTGGTCGACGGCTTCAATGCACCGATCGGCAACGCCATCATCGACGACGGTCCCGGCATCATGCTGATCGTCGAGAAACAGCCGACCGCCAACACGCTGGAGCTGACCCGCGCGGTCGAGGCCGCGTTCGCCGAGCTGAAGCCGGGCTTGAAGGACGTGAAGGTCGACACGACCATCTTCCGGCCCGCGACCTTCATCGAACGCTCGATTGACAACCTGACACGCGCGCTGATGATCGGCTGCGCACTGGTCGCGGCGGTGCTGTTCCTGTTCACCCGCGACTGGCGGCAGGCGACGATCAGCCTCGTCGCGATCCCGCTGTCGCTGCTCGGCGCCGGGCTGATGCTGCTGTGGTCGGGCGCGACGATCAACGTGATGATCATCGCCGGCCTCGTCATCGCGCTGGGCGAGGTGGTCGACGACGCGATCATCGACGTGGAGAATATCGCGCGCCGCCTGCGGCTGAACCGCGAGTCCGCCGATCCGAAGCCGGCCTTCGCGGTGGTGCTGGCCGCGTCGCTGGAAGTGCGCTCGGCGGTGGTGTTCGCCTCGCTGATCGTGATGCTTGTGTTCGTGCCGATCTTCTTCCTCGGCGGGGTGGCCGGCACCTTCTTCCAGCCGCTCGCCATCGCCTATGTGCTGGCGATCGGCATGTCGCTGCTGGTCGCGCTGACCGTCACGCCGGCGATGTGCCTGCTGCTCCTGCCGAACGCGCCGCTGACCGAGGAGCGCGACACCCGCATCGTCGCCGGGCTGAAGCGTCGCTATGTCGGCTTCCTGCCGCGCGTCGTCGGGCGGCCGGTGCTGGCGGTAGGGATCGTCGCGGGCGGGCTGATGCTGGCGGGTGTCGGCTATGCGACCTTCAAGGATCAGTTCCTTCCCGACTTCCGCGAAACCGACTTCCTGATGCACTTCGTTGAGAAGCCGGGCACGTCGATCGAGGCGATGGACCGGATCACGATCCGCGCGTCGAAGGAACTGCGCAGCATCCCCGGTGTTCGTAACTTCGGCGCGCATATCGGTCGCGCCGAGCAGGCCGACGAGGTGGTCGGTCCCAACTTCACCGAATTGTGGATCAGCCTCGACGAGGATGCCGATTACGATGTGTCGGTGAAGCGGATCAAGGAGGTGGTCGAGGGCTATCCCGGCCTCTACCGCGACGTGCTGACCTACCTGCGCGAGCGGATCAAGGAGGTGCTGACGGGTGCCGGCGCGACGATCGTCGTGCGCATCTATGGCCCCGACCAGGCCGAACTTCGCGCCGCGGGAGTGCGTGTCCGCGACGCGATCGGCGGTATCCAGGGCGTGTCCGACCTGAAGCTGGAGAGCCAGGTGCTGGTCCCGCAAATCCGCATCCGCCCGCGGCCTGCCGAACTGGCGCGGCTCGGCCTGACTGCCGGTGAGGTTCGCCGGCAGGCGCAGGTGCTGGTCGCGCAGGCCAAGGTCGGCGAAATCTACCGCGACCAGCGCGCGTTCGACGTGGCGGTGTGGGGCGAGCCCAAGGTGCGGAACAGCGTCCATGCGCTCCGCGACCTGATGATCCAGGCACCCGTCACCGGCGCGCCGGTGCGGCTCGGTGATATCGCCGATATCGAGATCGCGCCCGCGCCCAATGAGGTGAAGCGCGAGAACGGCCAGCGCCGCCTCGACGTGACGATGAACGTCGCTGGCGCGGACCTCGGCACCGTGGCGCAGGCGGTTGACGCCGCGGTTGCGAAGGTGCCGTTCGCGACCGGCTATCACCCGCAGGTGCTGGGCGAATATGCCGCGCTGAAGGAATCGCGCGGCCGGCTCTGGAGCATCGGCGCGCTATGCCTTGTCGGCATCCTGCTGCTGGTCTGGATGGAGTTCCGCTCGCGCCGCATCACCGCGCTGGTCGCCGTCAGCCTGCCCTTCGCGCTGGTCGGGGGCGTGGTCGCGGTCGCGCTGACCGGCGGGGTGCTATCGCTGGGGTCGCTGGTCGGGTTCGTCACCGTCATCGGCATCGCCGCGCGCAACGGCATCATGCTGCTATCGCACTATCAGCATCTCGAACGCCACGAGGGGATGACCTTCGGCCGCGAACTGGTGCTGCGCGGCGCGGAAGAGCGTCTGGTGCCGATCCTCATGACCGCCGCCTGCGCCGGCCTCGCGCTGGTGCCGCTGATCGTCGCGGGCAACGCGCCGGGGCACGAGATCGAGCATCCGATGGCGATCGTGATCCTGGGCGGCCTCATCTCCTCGACCGCGCTCAACCTGCTGCTGCTGCCCGCGCTCTATGCCCGCTACGGCGAGGAGCGCGCCGTGCCGCCTGCCGCCGCA
- a CDS encoding efflux RND transporter periplasmic adaptor subunit, with protein sequence MRQTFLLIPILLAGCDEKAAKPPAPPAHAETIAHESELLKLTLTPQAQQRLGIALARVDGGSATATREVAGEIVVPPISANGVPVNSTTNLQQIGSQQAAADAELARATAQARLARIALDRAASLVREEAGSVRARDEAAAALTAAQAALDAARQQRRLLGPAVASLGAQPVLWVRASVFGSDMGEVRREASATVRPLGDGGAPRSARPVQAPPSANTVAGTVDLYYAVDNRDRAFQVGQRVSVDLPLAGQTEGLSVPSAAILRDIHGGEWVYQKTAPDTFVRQRVEVVSESGGRALLARGLSAGAQVVTDGTAELFGTEFGAAH encoded by the coding sequence ATGCGCCAGACCTTCCTTCTGATCCCGATCCTGCTTGCCGGTTGCGACGAGAAGGCTGCCAAGCCGCCCGCACCGCCTGCCCATGCCGAGACGATCGCGCATGAGAGCGAGCTGTTGAAGCTGACCCTGACCCCGCAGGCGCAGCAGCGGTTGGGCATCGCGCTTGCGCGGGTGGATGGCGGATCGGCCACGGCGACGCGCGAAGTGGCAGGCGAGATTGTCGTGCCGCCGATCAGCGCCAACGGCGTGCCGGTCAATTCGACAACCAACCTCCAGCAGATCGGCAGCCAGCAGGCCGCGGCAGATGCCGAACTGGCGCGTGCCACGGCGCAGGCGCGGCTTGCGCGGATCGCTCTCGATCGCGCCGCGAGCCTGGTGCGTGAGGAAGCGGGCAGCGTGCGTGCGCGTGACGAGGCCGCGGCGGCTCTGACCGCGGCGCAGGCCGCATTGGACGCGGCGCGGCAGCAGCGCCGGCTGCTCGGGCCGGCGGTCGCCTCGCTTGGCGCGCAACCCGTGCTGTGGGTGCGCGCATCGGTGTTCGGCAGCGACATGGGCGAGGTGCGACGCGAAGCCTCCGCTACGGTCCGCCCTCTTGGCGATGGCGGTGCGCCCCGCTCGGCGCGCCCGGTGCAGGCACCGCCTTCGGCCAACACCGTCGCCGGCACCGTCGACCTCTATTACGCGGTCGACAATCGCGACCGGGCTTTCCAGGTCGGCCAGCGCGTGTCGGTCGACCTGCCGCTCGCCGGGCAGACCGAGGGCCTGTCGGTGCCGTCTGCCGCAATCCTGCGCGACATTCATGGCGGCGAGTGGGTCTATCAGAAGACCGCGCCCGACACCTTCGTCCGGCAGCGTGTCGAGGTGGTATCGGAGAGCGGCGGACGGGCGCTGTTGGCGCGCGGACTGTCCGCCGGCGCGCAGGTCGTGACCGATGGTACGGCGGAGTTGTTCGGCACCGAGTTCGGGGCGGCGCACTGA
- a CDS encoding COG4705 family protein — protein MERVDVTREHPARKVAEITLGFWLAKVVATTLGEVAGDAIAQTLNLGYVAGLAITLGLLAAFLVAQVRADRYRPFLFWATIVGTTTAGTEIADLSTHTLNLGYNVTSAILFGGMLLTLGIWYLRRGTCDVSAVVDRESELFFWGAVLFSNSLGTAFGDGLVYVFGLTYTTGSLVCMAVIGAVLLLHYVARINAAFIFWAAFVFTRPFGADFGNLLTKEAAKGGFGLNTFATALVCVLLLAGIVVCFERRQHLVDGRGRSPA, from the coding sequence ATGGAGAGAGTCGACGTGACGAGAGAGCATCCCGCCCGTAAAGTCGCCGAAATCACCCTCGGCTTTTGGCTGGCCAAGGTCGTCGCCACGACATTGGGTGAGGTTGCGGGTGACGCCATCGCCCAGACGCTGAACCTGGGCTACGTCGCCGGGCTTGCCATCACGCTGGGCCTGCTAGCGGCGTTCCTCGTCGCGCAGGTTCGTGCCGATCGCTATCGTCCTTTTCTGTTCTGGGCGACGATCGTCGGTACGACCACGGCGGGAACCGAAATAGCCGACCTGTCGACCCACACCCTCAACCTTGGCTATAACGTGACGTCGGCCATCCTTTTCGGCGGCATGTTGCTGACCCTCGGTATTTGGTATCTCAGGCGGGGCACCTGTGACGTGAGCGCGGTGGTCGACCGTGAGAGCGAGTTGTTTTTCTGGGGCGCCGTTCTGTTCTCGAACAGCCTCGGCACGGCGTTCGGCGATGGACTCGTCTATGTTTTCGGCCTCACATATACCACGGGATCGCTGGTCTGCATGGCTGTGATCGGCGCGGTTTTGCTTTTGCACTATGTTGCCCGGATCAACGCGGCATTTATATTCTGGGCGGCATTCGTCTTCACCAGGCCGTTCGGCGCCGACTTCGGGAATTTGCTCACGAAGGAAGCCGCCAAGGGCGGTTTTGGCCTCAACACGTTTGCGACTGCCTTGGTCTGCGTCCTGCTGCTTGCTGGCATTGTCGTGTGTTTCGAACGCCGGCAGCACCTTGTTGATGGACGTGGCCGCAGCCCAGCCTGA
- a CDS encoding chromate resistance protein ChrB domain-containing protein, giving the protein MPAPNAITPDKLARLVASPRAPRIIDLRDGPTEAIPGSLFPVLLDPTQWGYASGSSAVLIDTDGSGLAVAAAAILRSEGVAAEVLDGGFAAWAASGLPTVSLVHLPPRHDDGQTWWVTRARPKVDRIACPWLIRRFVDPQARFLFVAPGDVLTVAKQQQAEPFDVADEGVFWSHRGERCTFDIMVEAFGLDAHEPLVRLATIVRGADTDRLDLVPEAAGLLAISLGLSRIHSDDHAQLEAGMAVYDALYRWCRDAQGEKHNWSSHQPARGKVSS; this is encoded by the coding sequence ATGCCTGCTCCAAACGCTATAACACCGGACAAACTTGCCCGCCTTGTCGCATCGCCCCGCGCGCCGCGTATCATCGATCTGCGCGACGGACCGACAGAAGCCATTCCGGGATCACTGTTTCCAGTTCTCCTTGATCCGACCCAATGGGGATATGCCTCCGGGTCATCAGCGGTCCTCATCGACACCGATGGTAGTGGTCTGGCAGTTGCAGCGGCCGCCATTCTTCGCAGCGAGGGTGTAGCGGCCGAAGTCTTGGACGGCGGGTTCGCCGCATGGGCGGCAAGCGGGTTGCCTACCGTTTCCCTGGTCCATCTGCCGCCACGACATGACGATGGCCAAACATGGTGGGTCACACGAGCGCGGCCCAAGGTCGATCGCATCGCCTGTCCCTGGCTGATCCGACGGTTCGTCGATCCGCAGGCCCGCTTCTTGTTCGTCGCGCCCGGTGACGTGCTGACCGTCGCCAAGCAACAACAGGCCGAGCCGTTCGACGTCGCGGACGAAGGCGTATTCTGGAGCCATCGCGGCGAGCGTTGCACCTTCGACATCATGGTCGAGGCCTTCGGCCTCGACGCGCACGAACCGCTGGTCCGCCTCGCGACGATCGTGCGGGGCGCCGATACCGATCGGCTCGACCTTGTGCCCGAGGCTGCTGGACTGCTCGCCATCTCGCTTGGCCTGTCGCGTATCCACAGTGACGATCACGCCCAGCTCGAAGCCGGCATGGCGGTATACGATGCGCTCTATCGCTGGTGCCGTGACGCGCAGGGCGAGAAGCACAACTGGTCCTCGCATCAGCCGGCGCGCGGGAAGGTGTCGTCATGA
- a CDS encoding IS110 family transposase → MDISVLGIDLGKNSCSVVGLDAIGKVVVRRRMRRETVITYAATLPACVVAMEACCGAHHMGRALARQGHAVRLMSPEYVRPYVKAQKNDDRDAEAIAEAATRPTMRFVELKTEEQLDMQTLHRIRDQLVGDRTSLMNQIRSLLLERGYIVPQGRAKLALRLGEMLDGDEPVLGSRIHRLVSDMRLRWSALDERIADLDAEFTDAARADERTRRLLTIPGIGALNATALVAAIGDARTFGRGRDLAAWLGLVPRQATTGGKPRLLGITKRGSRYLRKNLIQGARASLPVMSKSDTRLGAWLRGLLSRSHHNTVVVALAAKMARIVWALLRHERTYDPVAQAA, encoded by the coding sequence ATGGACATTTCTGTGCTCGGGATCGATCTTGGCAAGAACAGCTGCAGCGTGGTTGGGCTGGACGCAATTGGCAAGGTTGTCGTCCGCCGACGAATGCGGCGCGAGACAGTCATCACCTACGCGGCGACCTTGCCGGCCTGCGTTGTGGCGATGGAGGCCTGCTGCGGTGCGCATCACATGGGACGTGCCTTGGCGCGACAAGGCCATGCGGTACGATTGATGTCGCCGGAATACGTCCGCCCTTACGTCAAGGCGCAGAAAAACGATGATCGTGATGCCGAGGCGATCGCCGAGGCGGCGACACGGCCGACTATGCGGTTTGTCGAGCTAAAGACCGAGGAGCAACTCGACATGCAGACGCTCCATCGTATCCGTGACCAGCTTGTCGGAGACCGCACCTCCCTGATGAACCAGATCAGGAGCCTCCTCCTCGAACGCGGTTACATCGTCCCACAGGGGCGTGCAAAGCTTGCCCTTCGGCTGGGTGAGATGCTGGATGGTGACGAACCGGTACTCGGCTCCCGCATTCACCGGCTGGTGAGCGACATGCGCCTGCGCTGGAGCGCGCTCGACGAACGGATCGCAGATCTCGATGCCGAGTTCACCGATGCGGCTCGGGCGGATGAACGGACACGGCGATTGCTGACCATTCCCGGCATCGGTGCGCTTAATGCCACTGCGCTGGTGGCAGCGATCGGGGATGCCCGGACCTTCGGGCGCGGGCGCGACCTTGCCGCATGGCTGGGCTTGGTGCCGCGGCAGGCAACGACCGGAGGCAAGCCGCGGTTGCTCGGTATCACCAAACGTGGGAGCCGTTACCTGCGCAAGAACCTGATCCAAGGTGCGCGTGCGTCCCTGCCGGTCATGAGCAAGAGCGATACGCGACTTGGCGCCTGGCTGCGCGGTCTCCTCTCACGTTCTCATCACAACACCGTCGTGGTGGCATTGGCCGCCAAGATGGCGCGTATCGTGTGGGCGCTGCTGCGACACGAGCGCACCTACGATCCGGTTGCACAAGCAGCCTGA
- a CDS encoding superoxide dismutase: MNSGEKSMDAIDRRAALGLGIAAGAASLGGPVAAQAPANPAPAFTPRPLPFDAATLPGLSAKLLTSHHDNNYIGAVKRLGAIKAEFARLDPMTAPGFTLNGLKREELIAWNSMILHEIYFAGLGGASRPGARLSQAIERDFGSHARWAAEFTGMGKALAAGSGWVLLTWSERDGRLTNQWAADHTMTLAGGTPLLALDMYEHAYAIDYGAKAGDYVDTYMKVLSWDAASRRFERLAAPI; this comes from the coding sequence ATGAATAGCGGAGAGAAGTCGATGGATGCGATCGATCGTCGTGCGGCGCTGGGTCTGGGGATCGCAGCGGGTGCCGCCTCGTTGGGCGGGCCTGTGGCCGCACAAGCTCCTGCCAACCCGGCGCCAGCCTTCACGCCCCGGCCGCTACCGTTCGATGCAGCAACGCTTCCCGGGCTGTCCGCCAAGCTGCTGACCAGCCACCACGACAACAACTATATTGGTGCGGTCAAGCGCCTCGGAGCGATCAAGGCCGAGTTTGCCAGGCTCGACCCGATGACGGCACCGGGCTTCACGCTCAACGGGCTGAAGCGTGAGGAGCTGATCGCCTGGAACTCGATGATCCTGCACGAAATCTATTTCGCGGGCTTGGGCGGTGCTTCGCGGCCGGGCGCACGGCTTTCGCAGGCGATCGAACGCGACTTCGGCAGCCATGCGCGCTGGGCGGCCGAGTTTACCGGCATGGGCAAGGCGCTGGCTGCCGGGTCGGGATGGGTATTGCTCACCTGGAGCGAACGGGACGGGCGTCTGACGAACCAATGGGCTGCCGATCATACGATGACGCTGGCAGGGGGAACGCCGCTTCTGGCGCTCGACATGTACGAACACGCCTATGCGATCGACTATGGCGCGAAGGCCGGCGATTACGTTGATACGTACATGAAGGTGCTGAGCTGGGATGCTGCCAGTCGCCGGTTCGAGCGACTGGCGGCACCGATCTAG
- a CDS encoding efflux RND transporter permease subunit, with amino-acid sequence MIERILSTSVRLRWLVAFLTLVVVAFGAWQITKLPIDAVPDVTNRQVQISTFVPSLGPVDVEKQVTFPVETALAGIPGLEMTRSFSRNGFSQVTAVFTDATSIYFARAQVTERLAQAKDSLPAGVQPNLAPLSTGLGEIFFYSIAFRHPDGKGVKTVDGQPGWQSDGSYLTPEGERLTTELAKAAYLRTVQDWIIRPQMRNVKGVAGVDSNGGYVKQYLIEPNLNALASYGISITELADAMERANVSAGSNYVRRAGESFLVRADARLKSIEDIQEAVVATRNGVPVRVKDVGQVMIGGAVRTGSGSRMGSEAVISTVLMLVGENSRIVATAVGEKLEQVNRTLPPDVFAEPVYNRSKLVNATIATVEKNLIEGALLVIVVLFLLLGNVRAALITAAVIPITMLMTASGMNALGVSGNLMSLGALDFGLIVDGAVIIVENALRHLAERQHAENRLLTLDERLETTAASAKEMIRPTVFGQLIIFLVFVPLLTFQGVEGKTFSPMATTLMIALACAFVLSLTFVPAMIVILIKGRVSETEVKPIRWFKERYAPLLGKAIARPLPFITAGAGVFVAAVFCFGFLGEEFMPQLDEKDITVTNFRVPSASIDQSTQMQMRIEDALKTLPEVALVFSKNGNADLGTDPMPPNSSDTYVIPKPESEWPAEVKTKEDIIARIEERMKGVIGNRTEIQQPIQMRFNELIAGVRADVAIKLYGDDLDAMTAQAQKIANAVRTIPGAGDVSVEQTDGAPTFDVQIDRQAAGRLGLSVEEVANTVSAALGGREAGLLFEGDRRFSVVVRLPDAQRDDIDTLGAIPVMLPTPEGQTARSIPLREVARFNYTQGLNQISRENGKRMMTVQVNVRGRDLGGFVKEAEARIDAMPLPAGMYTGWGGTFESLQSARLRLMLVVPICFLAIYALLYMALGGFIPALIVFSAVPMALAGGVFALLLRGIPFSITAAVGFIALSGVAVLNGLVMMGAIRKHREEGEDDDRAIADGAMERVRPVLMTALVASLGFVPMALATGTGAEVQRPLATVVIGGLITSTALTLLVLPAITAWASRFQRRRKVAEPVLA; translated from the coding sequence TGCAGATCAGCACCTTCGTCCCCTCGCTCGGCCCGGTCGATGTCGAAAAGCAGGTGACGTTCCCCGTCGAGACGGCATTGGCGGGCATCCCCGGGCTGGAGATGACGCGCTCCTTCTCGCGCAACGGCTTCAGCCAGGTGACGGCGGTCTTCACCGACGCGACCAGCATCTACTTCGCGAGGGCGCAGGTCACGGAACGGCTCGCCCAGGCGAAGGACAGCCTGCCGGCAGGCGTGCAACCCAACCTCGCGCCGCTCAGCACCGGCCTCGGCGAGATCTTCTTCTACTCGATCGCCTTCCGTCACCCGGACGGCAAGGGCGTGAAGACGGTCGATGGTCAGCCGGGCTGGCAGTCGGACGGCAGCTATCTGACGCCGGAGGGCGAGCGGCTGACCACCGAACTCGCCAAGGCTGCCTATCTGCGCACGGTGCAGGACTGGATCATCCGGCCGCAGATGCGCAACGTGAAGGGCGTTGCCGGGGTCGATTCCAATGGCGGTTATGTCAAACAGTATCTGATCGAACCCAACCTCAATGCGCTCGCCTCCTACGGCATCTCGATCACCGAGCTGGCCGATGCGATGGAGCGGGCGAACGTCTCGGCAGGCTCGAACTATGTGCGCCGCGCCGGCGAGAGCTTTCTGGTTCGCGCCGATGCCCGCCTGAAGTCGATCGAGGACATCCAGGAGGCGGTCGTCGCCACCCGCAACGGCGTGCCCGTGCGGGTCAAGGACGTCGGGCAAGTGATGATCGGTGGTGCGGTCCGCACCGGGTCGGGCAGCCGCATGGGATCGGAGGCGGTCATCTCGACCGTGCTGATGCTGGTAGGCGAGAACAGCCGCATCGTCGCGACCGCGGTCGGAGAGAAGCTGGAACAGGTCAACCGGACGCTGCCGCCCGATGTATTCGCCGAACCCGTCTATAACCGCTCGAAGCTGGTCAACGCGACGATCGCGACGGTCGAGAAAAACCTGATCGAGGGCGCGTTGCTCGTCATCGTCGTCCTGTTCCTGTTGCTCGGCAACGTCCGCGCCGCGCTCATCACCGCCGCGGTCATTCCGATCACGATGCTGATGACGGCATCGGGCATGAATGCGCTGGGCGTATCCGGCAATCTGATGAGCCTGGGCGCGCTCGACTTCGGCCTGATCGTCGACGGGGCGGTCATCATCGTCGAGAATGCGCTGCGCCACCTCGCCGAGCGCCAGCACGCCGAGAACCGCCTGCTGACGCTGGACGAGCGCCTTGAGACGACCGCCGCATCGGCGAAGGAGATGATCCGGCCGACCGTCTTCGGCCAGCTTATCATCTTCCTCGTCTTCGTCCCGCTGCTCACGTTCCAGGGCGTCGAGGGAAAGACGTTCTCGCCGATGGCGACGACGCTGATGATCGCGCTGGCCTGCGCCTTCGTCCTGTCGCTGACCTTCGTGCCGGCGATGATCGTGATCCTTATCAAGGGCCGGGTCAGCGAAACGGAGGTGAAGCCGATCCGCTGGTTCAAGGAGCGGTATGCGCCGCTGCTGGGCAAGGCGATCGCCCGACCGTTGCCCTTCATCACGGCCGGTGCCGGCGTGTTCGTCGCGGCGGTGTTCTGCTTCGGCTTCCTCGGCGAGGAGTTCATGCCGCAGCTCGACGAGAAGGACATCACCGTCACCAACTTCCGCGTGCCCTCGGCCTCGATCGACCAGTCGACGCAGATGCAGATGCGGATCGAGGATGCGTTGAAGACGCTGCCGGAGGTGGCGCTGGTCTTCTCCAAGAACGGCAACGCCGACCTCGGCACCGATCCCATGCCGCCCAACTCGTCGGACACCTATGTCATTCCCAAGCCGGAAAGCGAATGGCCGGCGGAGGTAAAGACCAAGGAGGATATCATCGCCCGCATCGAGGAGCGGATGAAGGGGGTCATCGGCAACCGGACCGAAATCCAGCAGCCGATCCAGATGCGCTTCAACGAGCTGATCGCCGGCGTCCGCGCCGACGTGGCGATCAAGCTCTATGGCGACGACCTCGATGCAATGACCGCACAGGCCCAGAAGATCGCCAATGCGGTGCGCACCATCCCGGGCGCGGGCGACGTCAGCGTCGAGCAGACGGACGGCGCCCCCACCTTCGACGTGCAGATCGACCGCCAGGCTGCCGGACGGCTTGGCCTCTCGGTCGAGGAGGTGGCGAACACCGTCTCGGCCGCGCTGGGCGGCCGGGAAGCCGGGCTGTTATTCGAGGGCGATCGGCGCTTCTCGGTGGTGGTGCGCCTGCCCGACGCGCAGCGTGACGACATCGATACGCTGGGCGCGATCCCGGTCATGCTGCCGACGCCCGAGGGACAGACCGCGCGCTCGATCCCGCTGCGCGAGGTGGCGCGGTTCAATTATACGCAAGGGTTGAATCAGATCAGCCGCGAGAACGGCAAGCGCATGATGACCGTTCAGGTCAATGTGCGTGGACGCGACCTTGGCGGCTTCGTCAAGGAAGCCGAAGCCCGCATTGATGCGATGCCGCTTCCTGCCGGCATGTATACCGGTTGGGGCGGCACCTTCGAGAGTCTGCAATCGGCGCGGCTTCGCCTGATGCTGGTGGTGCCGATCTGCTTCTTGGCGATCTATGCGCTGCTCTACATGGCGCTTGGCGGCTTCATCCCCGCGCTGATCGTCTTCTCCGCGGTGCCGATGGCGCTCGCGGGCGGCGTCTTCGCCCTGCTGCTGCGCGGCATTCCCTTCTCGATCACTGCCGCAGTCGGGTTCATCGCGTTGTCGGGCGTCGCGGTCCTCAACGGCCTCGTCATGATGGGCGCGATCCGCAAGCACCGCGAGGAAGGCGAGGACGATGATCGGGCTATCGCCGATGGTGCGATGGAGCGGGTTCGTCCGGTTCTGATGACGGCGCTGGTTGCGTCGCTCGGCTTCGTACCGATGGCGCTCGCCACCGGCACGGGTGCGGAGGTGCAGCGCCCGCTCGCCACGGTCGTCATCGGCGGCCTCATCACGTCGACCGCGCTGACGCTGCTGGTGCTGCCGGCGATCACCGCATGGGCGTCGCGTTTTCAGCGACGCCGCAAGGTGGCCGAACCAGTCCTTGCCTAG